A genomic region of Mustela erminea isolate mMusErm1 chromosome 12, mMusErm1.Pri, whole genome shotgun sequence contains the following coding sequences:
- the AQP7 gene encoding aquaporin-7 isoform X3, translating to MAHRDKRRRSKMVSSPTVITRMQAIMQKEMVREFLAEFMSTYVMMVFGLGSVAHMVLGGKFGSFLGVNLGFGFGVTMGVHMAGNISGAHMNAALTFTNCALGRMSWKKFPVYILGQFLGSFLAAATIYCLFYTAIIEFSGGRLTVTGPKATASIFATYLPDHSTLWRGFLDEVLVTGLLQLCLFAITDKENNPALQGTQALVIGILVVVIGISLGMNTGYAMNPSRDLPPRFFTYIAGWGIQVFRAQDWWWVPVVAPFLGAYLGGIIYLVFIGSTITRRPHILEDSMMSEDRRIPVLPKTMPNPATTSPLTPVSVSPTVRTVAPLSDPILLEQF from the exons ATGGCTCACAGAGATAAGAGGAGGCG CTCCAAGATGGTCTCATCGCCCACGGTAATCACAAGGATGCAAGCAATCATGCAGAAGGAGATGGTGCGAGAGTTCCTGGCCGAGTTCATGAGCACGTATGTCATGATG GTGTTTGGCCTTGGCTCCGTGGCCCATATGGTTCTAGGAGGTAAATTTGGGAGCTTCCTCGGTGTCAACTTGGGTTTTGGCTTCGGAGTCACCATGGGAGTGCACATGGCAGGGAACATCTCTG ggGCCCACATGAATGCAGCCTTGACCTTCACCAACTGTGCACTAGGCCGCATGTCATGGAAGAAGTTTCCTGTGTACATCCTGGGTCAGTTTCTGGGTTCCTTCCTGGCTGCTGCCACCATCTACTGCCTCTTCTACA CAGCCATTATCGAATTTTCGGGCGGACGTCTGACAGTGACTGGCCCCAAAGCCACCGCTAGCATTTTTGCCACCTACCTTCCTGACCACTCAACGCTGTGGAGGGGCTTCCTGGATGAG GTGCTGGTGACAGGGTTGCTCCAGCTATGTCTCTTCGCCATCACGGACAAGGAGAACAACCCAGCGCTGCAAGGGACGCAGGCCCTGGTGATCGGCATCCTCGTTGTTGTCATTGGCATATCCCTGGGCATGAATACAGGATATGCCATGAACCCATCCCGGGACCTGCCCCCCCGCTTCTTCACTTACATTGCTGGCTGGGGTATACAGGTCTTCAG GGCCCAGGACTGGTGGTGGGTGCCGGTGGTGGCACCGTTCCTAGGTGCCTACTTAGGTGGCATCATCTACTTGGTCTTCATTGGCTCCACCATCACACGGAGGCCCCACATATTGGAGGACTCCATGATGTCTGAAGACCGCAGAATACCTGTGTTGCCCAAGACCATGCCAAACCCAGCCACgacctctcccctcacccctgtctctgtgtctcccacAGTCCGAACTGTTGCCCCCTTAAGTGACCCCATCCTCCTGGAGCAATTCTAA
- the AQP7 gene encoding aquaporin-7 isoform X1, which yields MGSGCCSMSTCSSKMVSSPTVITRMQAIMQKEMVREFLAEFMSTYVMMVFGLGSVAHMVLGGKFGSFLGVNLGFGFGVTMGVHMAGNISGAHMNAALTFTNCALGRMSWKKFPVYILGQFLGSFLAAATIYCLFYTAIIEFSGGRLTVTGPKATASIFATYLPDHSTLWRGFLDEVLVTGLLQLCLFAITDKENNPALQGTQALVIGILVVVIGISLGMNTGYAMNPSRDLPPRFFTYIAGWGIQVFRAQDWWWVPVVAPFLGAYLGGIIYLVFIGSTITRRPHILEDSMMSEDRRIPVLPKTMPNPATTSPLTPVSVSPTVRTVAPLSDPILLEQF from the exons ATGGGCTCGGGCTGCTGCTCCATGTCCACCTGCAGCTCCAAGATGGTCTCATCGCCCACGGTAATCACAAGGATGCAAGCAATCATGCAGAAGGAGATGGTGCGAGAGTTCCTGGCCGAGTTCATGAGCACGTATGTCATGATG GTGTTTGGCCTTGGCTCCGTGGCCCATATGGTTCTAGGAGGTAAATTTGGGAGCTTCCTCGGTGTCAACTTGGGTTTTGGCTTCGGAGTCACCATGGGAGTGCACATGGCAGGGAACATCTCTG ggGCCCACATGAATGCAGCCTTGACCTTCACCAACTGTGCACTAGGCCGCATGTCATGGAAGAAGTTTCCTGTGTACATCCTGGGTCAGTTTCTGGGTTCCTTCCTGGCTGCTGCCACCATCTACTGCCTCTTCTACA CAGCCATTATCGAATTTTCGGGCGGACGTCTGACAGTGACTGGCCCCAAAGCCACCGCTAGCATTTTTGCCACCTACCTTCCTGACCACTCAACGCTGTGGAGGGGCTTCCTGGATGAG GTGCTGGTGACAGGGTTGCTCCAGCTATGTCTCTTCGCCATCACGGACAAGGAGAACAACCCAGCGCTGCAAGGGACGCAGGCCCTGGTGATCGGCATCCTCGTTGTTGTCATTGGCATATCCCTGGGCATGAATACAGGATATGCCATGAACCCATCCCGGGACCTGCCCCCCCGCTTCTTCACTTACATTGCTGGCTGGGGTATACAGGTCTTCAG GGCCCAGGACTGGTGGTGGGTGCCGGTGGTGGCACCGTTCCTAGGTGCCTACTTAGGTGGCATCATCTACTTGGTCTTCATTGGCTCCACCATCACACGGAGGCCCCACATATTGGAGGACTCCATGATGTCTGAAGACCGCAGAATACCTGTGTTGCCCAAGACCATGCCAAACCCAGCCACgacctctcccctcacccctgtctctgtgtctcccacAGTCCGAACTGTTGCCCCCTTAAGTGACCCCATCCTCCTGGAGCAATTCTAA
- the AQP7 gene encoding aquaporin-7 isoform X2, which produces MGSGCCSMSTCSSKMVSSPTVITRMQAIMQKEMVREFLAEFMSTYVMMVFGLGSVAHMVLGGKFGSFLGVNLGFGFGVTMGVHMAGNISGAHMNAALTFTNCALGRMSWKKFPVYILGQFLGSFLAAATIYCLFYTIIEFSGGRLTVTGPKATASIFATYLPDHSTLWRGFLDEVLVTGLLQLCLFAITDKENNPALQGTQALVIGILVVVIGISLGMNTGYAMNPSRDLPPRFFTYIAGWGIQVFRAQDWWWVPVVAPFLGAYLGGIIYLVFIGSTITRRPHILEDSMMSEDRRIPVLPKTMPNPATTSPLTPVSVSPTVRTVAPLSDPILLEQF; this is translated from the exons ATGGGCTCGGGCTGCTGCTCCATGTCCACCTGCAGCTCCAAGATGGTCTCATCGCCCACGGTAATCACAAGGATGCAAGCAATCATGCAGAAGGAGATGGTGCGAGAGTTCCTGGCCGAGTTCATGAGCACGTATGTCATGATG GTGTTTGGCCTTGGCTCCGTGGCCCATATGGTTCTAGGAGGTAAATTTGGGAGCTTCCTCGGTGTCAACTTGGGTTTTGGCTTCGGAGTCACCATGGGAGTGCACATGGCAGGGAACATCTCTG ggGCCCACATGAATGCAGCCTTGACCTTCACCAACTGTGCACTAGGCCGCATGTCATGGAAGAAGTTTCCTGTGTACATCCTGGGTCAGTTTCTGGGTTCCTTCCTGGCTGCTGCCACCATCTACTGCCTCTTCTACA CCATTATCGAATTTTCGGGCGGACGTCTGACAGTGACTGGCCCCAAAGCCACCGCTAGCATTTTTGCCACCTACCTTCCTGACCACTCAACGCTGTGGAGGGGCTTCCTGGATGAG GTGCTGGTGACAGGGTTGCTCCAGCTATGTCTCTTCGCCATCACGGACAAGGAGAACAACCCAGCGCTGCAAGGGACGCAGGCCCTGGTGATCGGCATCCTCGTTGTTGTCATTGGCATATCCCTGGGCATGAATACAGGATATGCCATGAACCCATCCCGGGACCTGCCCCCCCGCTTCTTCACTTACATTGCTGGCTGGGGTATACAGGTCTTCAG GGCCCAGGACTGGTGGTGGGTGCCGGTGGTGGCACCGTTCCTAGGTGCCTACTTAGGTGGCATCATCTACTTGGTCTTCATTGGCTCCACCATCACACGGAGGCCCCACATATTGGAGGACTCCATGATGTCTGAAGACCGCAGAATACCTGTGTTGCCCAAGACCATGCCAAACCCAGCCACgacctctcccctcacccctgtctctgtgtctcccacAGTCCGAACTGTTGCCCCCTTAAGTGACCCCATCCTCCTGGAGCAATTCTAA
- the AQP7 gene encoding aquaporin-7 isoform X4 has protein sequence MGSGCCSMSTCSSKMVSSPTVITRMQAIMQKEMVREFLAEFMSTYVMMVFGLGSVAHMVLGGKFGSFLGVNLGFGFGVTMGVHMAGNISGAHMNAALTFTNCALGRMSWKKFPVYILGQFLGSFLAAATIYCLFYTAIIEFSGGRLTVTGPKATASIFATYLPDHSTLWRGFLDEVLVTGLLQLCLFAITDKENNPALQGTQALVIGILVVVIGISLGMNTGYAMNPSRDLPPRFFTYIAGWGIQVFRWHHLLGLHWLHHHTEAPHIGGLHDV, from the exons ATGGGCTCGGGCTGCTGCTCCATGTCCACCTGCAGCTCCAAGATGGTCTCATCGCCCACGGTAATCACAAGGATGCAAGCAATCATGCAGAAGGAGATGGTGCGAGAGTTCCTGGCCGAGTTCATGAGCACGTATGTCATGATG GTGTTTGGCCTTGGCTCCGTGGCCCATATGGTTCTAGGAGGTAAATTTGGGAGCTTCCTCGGTGTCAACTTGGGTTTTGGCTTCGGAGTCACCATGGGAGTGCACATGGCAGGGAACATCTCTG ggGCCCACATGAATGCAGCCTTGACCTTCACCAACTGTGCACTAGGCCGCATGTCATGGAAGAAGTTTCCTGTGTACATCCTGGGTCAGTTTCTGGGTTCCTTCCTGGCTGCTGCCACCATCTACTGCCTCTTCTACA CAGCCATTATCGAATTTTCGGGCGGACGTCTGACAGTGACTGGCCCCAAAGCCACCGCTAGCATTTTTGCCACCTACCTTCCTGACCACTCAACGCTGTGGAGGGGCTTCCTGGATGAG GTGCTGGTGACAGGGTTGCTCCAGCTATGTCTCTTCGCCATCACGGACAAGGAGAACAACCCAGCGCTGCAAGGGACGCAGGCCCTGGTGATCGGCATCCTCGTTGTTGTCATTGGCATATCCCTGGGCATGAATACAGGATATGCCATGAACCCATCCCGGGACCTGCCCCCCCGCTTCTTCACTTACATTGCTGGCTGGGGTATACAGGTCTTCAG GTGGCATCATCTACTTGGTCTTCATTGGCTCCACCATCACACGGAGGCCCCACATATTGGAGGACTCCATGATGTCTGA